One genomic region from bacterium encodes:
- a CDS encoding type II secretion system F family protein — protein MPTYRYVARNAQGKIVDGSVEAPSQEVVIKMLRSQGLLVTSLSEERGKTAVGKRPRLSFARGRINLDDLIIFSRQLATMISAGLPLIESLDVLGEQLENPNLRKVVVEVRKDVEAGSTFTAALEKHPKVFSQLYVSMVRAGEASGMLDSIMNQLAAYLEKTGSLRRKVKSAMVYPAVVSIIAVLIVIFILIKVIPTFESIYRSFDAQLPLPTQIIVGLSQIIRKFWYVWLIALVIIGYVLKRYVNTPKGRLQFDTLKLNMPVFGDLFRKVAVAKFTRTLGTLVRSGVNILNALEIVAKTAGNVVVENAVNKTKNSIQQGETIAGPLAQTGVFPPMVTRMIDVGEKTGALEEMLNKISEFYEDQVDAAVAALTSMLEPIMIAVMGVIVGGIVIAMYLPVFNMVNVVAAK, from the coding sequence ATGCCTACCTATAGATATGTCGCAAGGAATGCTCAGGGGAAAATTGTTGATGGGAGCGTGGAAGCTCCGTCACAGGAAGTGGTAATTAAAATGCTTCGTTCGCAAGGATTGCTGGTTACTTCGTTGTCGGAGGAGCGGGGGAAAACCGCAGTGGGGAAACGACCGCGATTAAGTTTCGCCCGCGGGCGAATTAATTTAGATGATTTAATAATTTTCAGTCGGCAATTAGCAACTATGATAAGTGCTGGGTTGCCGTTAATTGAAAGTTTGGATGTGCTTGGAGAACAGCTGGAAAATCCGAATTTGCGTAAAGTTGTTGTTGAAGTTAGAAAAGATGTTGAAGCTGGAAGTACTTTCACCGCTGCACTCGAAAAACATCCGAAGGTTTTCAGTCAGCTTTATGTAAGTATGGTTCGTGCAGGTGAAGCAAGTGGAATGCTTGATAGTATTATGAATCAATTAGCTGCGTATTTAGAGAAAACCGGGTCGTTACGGCGGAAAGTTAAATCGGCAATGGTGTATCCAGCAGTAGTTTCAATTATTGCCGTGCTGATTGTGATTTTCATTTTGATTAAAGTTATTCCGACATTCGAATCCATTTATCGTAGCTTTGATGCGCAACTGCCTTTACCGACCCAGATTATTGTTGGGCTTAGCCAGATTATTCGGAAATTCTGGTATGTATGGCTGATTGCGCTCGTGATAATTGGGTATGTATTAAAACGGTATGTGAATACCCCTAAAGGACGACTGCAATTTGATACGCTAAAATTAAATATGCCAGTTTTTGGTGATTTGTTCCGGAAAGTTGCCGTGGCAAAGTTCACCCGAACGTTAGGGACGTTAGTTCGGTCAGGCGTGAATATTTTGAATGCATTAGAAATTGTGGCAAAAACCGCGGGGAACGTGGTGGTTGAAAATGCAGTGAATAAAACTAAAAATAGTATTCAACAAGGTGAAACTATTGCAGGACCGCTAGCTCAAACTGGTGTATTTCCGCCTATGGTAACCCGAATGATTGATGTGGGAGAAAAAACCGGTGCCTTGGAAGAGATGTTGAATAAAATCTCTGAATTTTATGAAGACCAAGTTGATGCTGCGGTAGCGGCGTTAACTTCGATGCTTGAACCGATTATGATTGCAGTCATGGGGGTTATCGTCGGAGGAATAGTTATTGCGATGTATTTGCCGGTATTTAATATGGTTAATGTCGTAGCGGCAAAATAG
- the dprA gene encoding DNA-processing protein DprA yields MRQDISAWLTLRTVPGIGDIRFRYLIDVFGSPEAVLSANKSALVKVNGISEHLATAIINHKHEYRPEEELALAKQNGVDIITYLDAEYPQRLRTIPDYPVLLYIQGKVVADDVRAVAIVGSRRATIYGGLIARKFAQDLVAAGATVVSGFARGIDTEAHLGAIDAGGRTIAVVGNGLSVCYPRENRGLRERIISSGCMISEFPMLTPPHSDNFPKRNRIISGLCLGVVIIEATDTSGALLTAQHALDQNRLVFAVPGNITTPTSRGTNRLIQQGAKLVVDVNDILIEFGFSIERTSIEKKPGSNLNSLSAEKQKIISLLSAEPLHIDQISVATSFSPAKLAQFLLELELQGLIRELSGKRYVRIV; encoded by the coding sequence ATGCGCCAAGATATCTCAGCGTGGTTAACTTTACGGACAGTCCCTGGTATCGGTGATATCCGCTTTCGATATTTAATTGACGTGTTTGGTTCTCCGGAGGCGGTATTATCAGCGAATAAATCCGCGTTGGTTAAGGTAAACGGGATTTCCGAGCATCTTGCTACGGCAATTATCAACCATAAGCATGAATATCGTCCAGAAGAAGAATTGGCGTTAGCGAAGCAAAATGGAGTTGATATCATAACATATCTTGATGCGGAATATCCTCAGCGACTAAGAACGATCCCGGATTATCCAGTATTGCTCTATATCCAAGGAAAAGTTGTGGCTGACGATGTACGCGCAGTAGCGATAGTTGGTTCACGACGCGCAACCATTTACGGAGGATTAATCGCCCGGAAATTTGCCCAGGATTTAGTTGCAGCCGGAGCGACTGTAGTTAGTGGGTTTGCCCGTGGGATAGATACCGAAGCACATCTAGGAGCGATTGATGCCGGCGGGAGAACCATCGCAGTTGTCGGCAATGGTTTATCGGTATGTTACCCGCGCGAGAACCGTGGATTACGTGAACGAATTATTTCTTCCGGCTGTATGATATCCGAATTTCCGATGTTGACCCCACCGCATTCTGATAATTTTCCAAAACGGAATCGGATCATTAGCGGATTATGTCTTGGTGTAGTCATTATAGAGGCAACGGATACTAGCGGGGCGTTACTAACTGCACAACACGCATTAGACCAAAATCGGCTCGTATTCGCGGTACCAGGAAATATTACGACTCCTACCAGTCGCGGAACAAATCGGTTGATTCAGCAGGGAGCGAAATTGGTCGTGGATGTTAATGATATTTTAATTGAATTCGGATTTAGTATTGAACGAACGTCGATAGAAAAGAAGCCAGGAAGCAATTTGAATTCGCTCTCCGCAGAAAAACAAAAAATTATCAGCTTGCTTTCTGCAGAACCGCTCCATATTGACCAGATTTCAGTGGCAACTTCATTTTCGCCAGCAAAATTAGCCCAATTTCTGCTAGAATTAGAGTTGCAAGGATTGATTCGCGAACTTTCGGGAAAACGATATGTTCGCATTGTATAA
- the topA gene encoding type I DNA topoisomerase, giving the protein MAKSLVIVESPTKQKTLSKYLGSDYLIRATMGHVIDLPTRKLGVDVTRGFKPQYVIIPSRKKVLAEIQKVAKQVDRIYIATDPDREGEAIGWHIANYINNSKSDSRFHGNNTISTKSGTAAAKSSSEIHPVSPTIYRVLFNEITRAAVLTALEHPGTIDQNKVDAQQARRILDRLVGYQLSPLLWKKVRKGLSAGRVQSVAVRLICEREQAIVQFVPQEYWSITAHLLAENIPFTARLIRYNNQKLIIKNKTEAERIVADLSDAEYRVSRITIRLQQKTPPLPFTTSKLQQEAVRKLSFSTNKTMQIAQSLYEGVSLGKEGVAGLITYMRTDSTRVALEAQEQARNYITTKYGPQYIPEVPRSYVAKGNVQDAHEAIRPTNVTWEPDSVKPYLTVDQYKLYKLIWERFVASQMSSAQYEITSVDIAAKQYTFRATGTVIKFPGFTRIYTEGQDDTPVPTIPDGSTDTTELELNEPQHQLPRVKENQILTLTRLEPNQHFTEPPPRYSEATLVKELEEQGIGRPSTYATIIKTIQDRHYVQKLKGRFHPTQLGIVVNALLVLHFPKIMDVSFTAQMESELDKIEEGEMQWQAVLNDFYNPFRAALAEAQKNMRNVKQELSTPTGEYCEKCGAEMVIKWSKTGSFMACSAFPKCKNAKPIIAPKPVDSAVGSESKNQVVGVEQRHNATCEKCGADMVIRNGKYGQFLACSKYPKCKTTKPIPLGPCPEPGCNGHIASKRTRKGKIFYACSKYPECQFATWDKPMFRSCPECGAAYLVEKFSKTEGNYFSCEKCKYKEIQKGPTSSE; this is encoded by the coding sequence ATGGCAAAATCACTAGTTATCGTTGAATCTCCGACAAAACAAAAAACACTATCAAAATATCTCGGTTCGGATTACCTGATTCGGGCGACTATGGGGCATGTTATTGATTTGCCAACAAGAAAGCTTGGTGTTGATGTGACTCGTGGGTTTAAACCACAGTATGTTATTATCCCAAGCCGAAAAAAGGTATTGGCTGAAATTCAAAAAGTAGCTAAACAGGTTGACCGAATATATATTGCCACTGATCCCGACCGTGAAGGCGAAGCTATCGGTTGGCATATTGCAAACTATATCAACAATTCAAAATCTGACTCCCGATTTCATGGGAATAATACCATATCTACTAAATCCGGAACTGCAGCTGCGAAATCTTCATCTGAGATACATCCGGTTTCCCCCACTATCTATCGTGTTTTATTTAATGAAATAACGAGAGCAGCAGTATTGACTGCGCTAGAACATCCGGGAACGATTGATCAGAATAAAGTTGATGCACAACAAGCGCGCCGGATTCTCGACCGGTTAGTTGGATACCAGTTAAGTCCGCTGTTATGGAAAAAGGTTAGAAAAGGATTGAGTGCCGGCAGAGTACAATCGGTGGCGGTTCGATTAATCTGTGAACGAGAACAAGCAATCGTCCAATTTGTTCCGCAAGAATACTGGAGTATTACTGCGCATTTACTTGCGGAGAATATTCCGTTTACCGCAAGGTTAATTCGATATAATAATCAGAAACTAATCATAAAAAATAAAACAGAAGCAGAGCGGATTGTAGCCGATTTATCCGATGCTGAATATCGAGTGAGTCGGATAACGATTCGCTTACAGCAGAAGACGCCTCCGCTCCCATTTACTACCAGCAAACTACAACAAGAAGCGGTTCGTAAACTGTCATTTTCCACTAATAAAACCATGCAAATTGCACAATCGCTCTATGAAGGGGTATCGCTTGGTAAAGAAGGGGTAGCGGGATTGATTACATATATGCGAACCGATTCAACTCGGGTTGCGCTCGAAGCGCAGGAACAGGCACGAAACTATATTACAACGAAATACGGTCCGCAGTATATACCTGAGGTGCCGCGTTCCTACGTAGCAAAAGGAAATGTTCAGGATGCACATGAAGCGATTCGGCCAACGAATGTTACCTGGGAACCCGATTCAGTGAAACCATATCTGACCGTAGATCAGTATAAACTTTATAAACTCATCTGGGAACGGTTTGTTGCGAGTCAAATGAGTTCTGCCCAATATGAAATAACATCAGTTGATATAGCTGCAAAACAATATACATTCCGCGCTACCGGAACCGTTATAAAATTCCCGGGATTTACCCGGATCTATACCGAAGGACAAGATGATACCCCTGTGCCAACCATCCCAGACGGTTCAACGGATACGACCGAGTTAGAATTGAACGAACCGCAACATCAATTGCCGCGAGTTAAAGAGAACCAAATATTAACCTTAACTCGATTAGAACCGAACCAACATTTTACTGAACCTCCCCCCCGGTATTCAGAAGCGACGCTGGTTAAAGAACTTGAAGAACAAGGCATTGGACGACCAAGTACCTATGCGACAATTATCAAAACCATCCAGGACCGACATTATGTTCAGAAACTGAAAGGTCGGTTCCATCCGACACAATTAGGTATTGTAGTTAATGCGTTATTAGTTCTCCATTTTCCGAAAATTATGGATGTATCGTTCACCGCACAAATGGAATCGGAATTAGATAAAATTGAAGAAGGAGAGATGCAGTGGCAAGCTGTATTAAATGATTTTTACAACCCGTTTCGAGCTGCATTAGCAGAAGCACAGAAAAATATGCGCAATGTTAAACAAGAATTGAGTACCCCAACGGGAGAATACTGCGAGAAATGCGGTGCAGAGATGGTGATAAAATGGAGCAAAACCGGGAGTTTCATGGCATGTTCGGCGTTTCCGAAATGTAAGAATGCAAAACCAATTATCGCTCCGAAACCAGTTGATTCTGCAGTGGGTTCGGAAAGCAAGAATCAAGTTGTTGGTGTTGAGCAGAGACATAATGCGACTTGCGAAAAATGCGGGGCTGATATGGTAATTCGAAACGGCAAATATGGCCAGTTTTTAGCGTGTAGTAAGTATCCAAAGTGTAAAACCACAAAACCGATTCCACTTGGACCCTGTCCGGAACCGGGTTGTAACGGACACATTGCATCAAAACGAACCCGAAAAGGAAAAATCTTTTATGCATGCAGTAAATATCCCGAATGTCAATTTGCTACTTGGGATAAACCAATGTTCCGTAGCTGCCCAGAATGCGGTGCTGCATATTTAGTCGAAAAATTTAGTAAAACGGAAGGGAACTATTTCAGCTGCGAAAAATGTAAGTATAAGGAAATACAAAAAGGACCGACCAGCTCGGAATAA